A single Euzebyales bacterium DNA region contains:
- the uraH gene encoding hydroxyisourate hydrolase, with protein sequence MSVSTHVLDTSRGVPAEGMPIVLEAATPEGGWQRVGATTTNADGRAPDLVGDDAVDRAGVYRMTFDTGAWFGARGADAFYPLVQVQFEIVDAGEHHHVPLLLSPYGYSTYRGS encoded by the coding sequence GTGAGTGTCTCCACCCATGTGCTCGACACGTCCCGGGGCGTGCCAGCCGAGGGCATGCCGATCGTGCTGGAGGCCGCGACCCCGGAAGGCGGCTGGCAGCGCGTCGGCGCCACGACGACGAACGCCGATGGCCGTGCGCCCGATCTGGTCGGGGATGACGCGGTCGACCGGGCAGGGGTGTACCGGATGACGTTCGACACGGGCGCCTGGTTCGGCGCGCGTGGTGCCGACGCCTTCTATCCGCTGGTCCAGGTGCAGTTCGAGATCGTCGACGCCGGCGAGCACCACCACGTGCCGCTGCTGCTCAGCCCGTACGGCTACAGCACGTACCGCGGGAGCTGA
- the alc gene encoding allantoicase — MTLVDLADRRLGGMVLSASDEWFAAKEHLLDAHPAAFDPHRYTTRGKLMDGWETRRHSPTGDDWAIVRLGAPGVVREIVVDTTHFKGNAPQRCALDGYVSSSPLLDDARGVEWMRLLAWSELEADHCNVFAVGTGPRVTHVRLRIAPDGGVARLRLLGEVVQDLRAIADAGGRLDVAAAVNGGAIDEASEEFFSPAANLLQPGDARDMGDGWETRRRRYDGHDWVVVRLASSTAVERIEIDTTHFLGNHPRSCAIDVSGRSQAHGGQLTITDDMWDEVIAATPLGPHARHRFDVDQPRTATHVRLRIMPDGGVARLRVFGRVTDDGWRRSGVRWLDAATDARARALLAHCCGSSRWVDGMVARRPFGRFDDLVATADEMWWGLEPEDWREAFAAHPRIGDRSGPEHTRREQSGTAGADPEVLDALAEGNRRYEQRFGHVFLIDAAGRSASAMLDELHTRLDNEPHDEREVAAEQQRRIIRRRLDAMMRPDGRTDDG; from the coding sequence ATGACGCTGGTCGATCTGGCTGACCGCCGGCTGGGCGGCATGGTGCTGTCGGCCAGCGACGAGTGGTTCGCGGCCAAGGAGCACCTCCTCGACGCGCACCCCGCCGCGTTCGACCCACACCGCTACACGACCCGCGGCAAGCTCATGGACGGCTGGGAGACGCGGCGCCACTCCCCCACCGGCGACGACTGGGCCATCGTGCGCCTGGGTGCCCCTGGCGTCGTCCGCGAGATCGTTGTCGACACCACCCACTTCAAGGGCAACGCCCCGCAACGCTGCGCGCTCGACGGATACGTGTCGTCCTCGCCGCTGTTGGACGACGCCCGGGGCGTCGAGTGGATGCGACTGCTCGCCTGGTCGGAGCTCGAAGCTGACCACTGCAACGTGTTCGCCGTCGGCACCGGACCCCGCGTCACCCACGTGCGGCTGCGCATCGCGCCGGACGGCGGCGTCGCGCGACTGCGCCTGCTGGGCGAGGTGGTGCAGGACCTGCGCGCGATCGCGGACGCCGGCGGGCGACTGGACGTTGCGGCTGCGGTCAACGGCGGCGCGATCGACGAGGCGAGCGAGGAGTTCTTCTCACCGGCGGCGAACCTGCTGCAGCCCGGCGACGCCCGGGACATGGGCGACGGGTGGGAGACCCGCCGGCGGCGCTATGACGGCCACGATTGGGTGGTCGTGCGGCTGGCGAGCTCGACCGCGGTCGAGCGCATCGAGATCGACACCACCCACTTCCTGGGCAACCACCCCAGGTCCTGCGCGATCGACGTGTCCGGGCGCAGCCAGGCCCACGGCGGGCAACTGACGATCACCGACGACATGTGGGACGAGGTCATCGCCGCCACGCCGCTCGGCCCCCACGCGCGCCACCGGTTCGATGTCGACCAGCCGCGGACCGCCACCCATGTGCGACTGCGCATCATGCCGGACGGCGGCGTCGCGCGGCTGCGGGTGTTCGGGCGCGTCACGGACGACGGCTGGCGGCGGTCGGGCGTGCGCTGGCTCGACGCGGCGACCGACGCGCGGGCGCGCGCTCTGCTGGCGCACTGCTGCGGGTCGTCGCGCTGGGTCGACGGGATGGTGGCCCGCCGACCGTTCGGCCGCTTCGACGATCTGGTCGCGACGGCGGACGAGATGTGGTGGGGACTCGAGCCGGAGGACTGGCGCGAGGCGTTCGCCGCGCACCCACGCATCGGCGACCGCTCGGGGCCGGAGCACACCCGACGTGAGCAGTCCGGCACGGCCGGCGCCGATCCCGAGGTGCTCGACGCGCTGGCGGAGGGCAACCGCCGATACGAGCAGCGCTTCGGCCATGTGTTCCTCATCGACGCGGCGGGCCGGTCGGCGTCCGCGATGCTCGACGAGTTGCACACCCGGCTCGACAACGAACCCCACGACGAACGGGAGGTGGCCGCGGAGCAGCAGCGGCGGATCATCCGGCGCCGCCTCGATGCAATGATGCGTCCGGACGGGAGGACCGATGATGGCTGA
- the allB gene encoding allantoinase AllB has protein sequence MAATALTLRSTRVVTPDGVGPADVHVRGEVIADVTPASSPATGTVLDVGDAVVSPGLVDIHVHVNEPGRTDWEGFATATRAAAAGGVTTLLDMPLNCIPPTVTDAALAAKRAAAVGRCHVDVGFWGGIVPDNVDDLADLHAAGVFGFKAFLADSGVDEFGHVDETQLEAAMRRLADLDALTLVHAEDADVIASAAGALDAGDPRAHATWLASRPDEAEVRAVARIGRLAATTGARAHVLHLSSAEAVTPLRHAARGGARITAETCPHYLTFADETIPVGATSHKCAPPIRTAANRERLWTALADGTIAVVASDHSPCPPELKRRGSGDFVHAWGGISSLQLGLSSVWTGAVDRGHVPIDVIEWMSSAPARLVGLRRKGALGPGNDADLVVWDPDETWVVDAAALEHRHPLTPYDGLELRGRVRSTWLRGRKIYDDGAVIGPPTGRLLHREER, from the coding sequence ATGGCTGCGACCGCGCTGACGCTGCGCTCCACGCGTGTCGTGACACCGGACGGCGTGGGCCCCGCGGACGTCCACGTCCGCGGCGAGGTCATCGCGGACGTCACGCCGGCGTCGTCCCCGGCCACTGGAACCGTCCTCGACGTCGGCGATGCGGTCGTCTCGCCGGGGCTGGTTGACATCCACGTGCACGTCAACGAGCCGGGCCGCACCGACTGGGAGGGGTTCGCCACCGCGACGCGCGCCGCGGCTGCGGGTGGCGTGACGACGTTGCTCGACATGCCGCTGAACTGCATCCCGCCGACGGTCACCGATGCGGCCCTGGCGGCCAAGCGCGCGGCCGCAGTGGGACGGTGCCACGTCGACGTTGGCTTCTGGGGCGGCATCGTCCCGGACAACGTCGACGACCTCGCGGATCTGCACGCAGCGGGTGTCTTCGGGTTCAAGGCGTTCCTGGCCGACTCGGGTGTCGACGAGTTCGGCCACGTCGACGAGACGCAACTCGAGGCGGCGATGCGCCGCCTCGCCGACCTCGACGCATTGACGCTGGTCCACGCGGAGGACGCCGACGTCATCGCGTCCGCCGCCGGAGCGCTCGACGCCGGCGACCCGCGTGCCCACGCGACGTGGCTGGCGTCACGCCCCGACGAGGCCGAGGTGCGCGCCGTCGCCCGCATCGGCCGTCTGGCGGCGACCACGGGCGCACGGGCCCATGTGCTGCACCTCTCGTCGGCTGAGGCGGTGACCCCGCTGCGACACGCCGCGCGGGGTGGGGCGCGCATCACCGCCGAGACCTGCCCGCACTACCTGACCTTCGCCGACGAGACGATCCCGGTGGGCGCCACGTCGCACAAGTGCGCCCCGCCGATCCGCACCGCCGCCAACCGCGAGCGCCTGTGGACCGCGCTGGCCGACGGCACGATCGCCGTCGTGGCCAGCGACCACTCACCATGTCCACCGGAGCTGAAGCGACGCGGCAGCGGCGACTTCGTCCACGCCTGGGGTGGCATCTCGTCGCTGCAGCTCGGGCTGTCGTCGGTGTGGACCGGGGCCGTCGACCGTGGCCACGTGCCGATCGACGTGATCGAGTGGATGAGCTCGGCGCCCGCCCGCCTGGTCGGCCTGCGCCGCAAGGGCGCGCTCGGGCCTGGCAACGACGCCGACCTGGTGGTGTGGGATCCCGACGAGACGTGGGTCGTGGATGCTGCGGCGTTGGAGCACCGCCACCCGCTCACGCCGTACGACGGTCTCGAACTGCGTGGTCGCGTGCGTTCGACATGGCTGCGGGGACGGAAGATCTACGACGACGGCGCCGTGATCGGCCCACCGACGGGACGCCTGCTGCACAGGGAGGAACGATGA
- a CDS encoding AbrB/MazE/SpoVT family DNA-binding domain-containing protein, whose product MDAAARMSSKGQVTVPKAVRDALGIKAGDEVVFRVEGNRAVLARTPAFLELAGTVAVPAAKRNTAWDDVLRRTRAARAATRR is encoded by the coding sequence GTGGATGCCGCCGCGAGGATGTCGTCCAAGGGACAGGTGACCGTCCCCAAGGCCGTGCGGGATGCGCTCGGGATCAAAGCCGGTGACGAGGTTGTGTTCCGCGTCGAGGGCAACCGGGCGGTACTGGCGCGTACCCCGGCGTTCCTGGAGCTCGCCGGCACCGTGGCGGTGCCGGCGGCGAAGCGGAACACGGCGTGGGACGACGTGCTGCGCAGGACGCGGGCTGCGCGGGCCGCGACACGCCGGTGA
- a CDS encoding PIN domain-containing protein, whose amino-acid sequence MTAFVDTNILVRHLTGDPEPLAARATAFLAAATELLLTDLIAAETVDVLGSFYETPRVQVAEAMRSLIAFDAIVCVDPALLLRAIEVYEVDRIDFAEAYLVACAECTDVSTIASFDRSLDRVVTVTRLEPQPLRPG is encoded by the coding sequence GTGACCGCGTTCGTCGACACCAACATCCTGGTACGTCACCTGACCGGTGACCCCGAGCCACTCGCAGCTCGGGCGACCGCGTTCCTTGCGGCGGCGACTGAGCTGCTGCTGACCGACCTGATCGCTGCCGAGACCGTCGACGTGCTCGGGTCGTTCTACGAAACGCCACGGGTGCAGGTCGCCGAGGCGATGCGCTCGCTGATCGCCTTTGACGCGATCGTGTGCGTCGACCCGGCGTTGCTGTTGCGAGCCATCGAGGTCTACGAGGTCGACCGCATCGACTTCGCCGAGGCCTACCTCGTCGCCTGCGCCGAGTGCACCGACGTGTCGACGATCGCCTCGTTCGACCGGTCGCTCGACCGGGTCGTGACCGTCACGCGCCTCGAGCCTCAACCACTGCGGCCTGGCTGA